Genomic window (Dasypus novemcinctus isolate mDasNov1 chromosome 10, mDasNov1.1.hap2, whole genome shotgun sequence):
ACTTTGTCATTGCCGATTACATCAATTGTCTTGGAATTCAGTATGCACTTCTAAGAAACAAAGATAAGGACATAATTGTGTAAGTATTTTGACAGGATTTTGCCTTGAGAACCTATAAATAGAAATGTCAGGGTTGCCATCCGATTTGAATACATACAGGATTCAGATGAAGAATGTGACTGAAGTCACAATGTTTATATTGATGGGCTTTACAGATGATTTTGAGCTacaaattttactatttttaacatttctagCAATTTATATCTTTACTCTGGTTGGAAATTTGGGCCTGGTTGTATTGGTCATTGGGGATTCCCGGCTCCACAATCCCATGTACTATTTCCTGAGTGTGTTGTCATTCTTGGATGCATGCTATTCTTCAGTTATCACCCCCACACTGTTGGTCAATTTCCTGTCCGAGTATAAAGCCATTTCACTTCTTGGGTGTGCAACAcagatgtttctttttattacttttgGGACTACTGAGTGTTTTCTCTTGGCTGCAATGGCTTATGATCGTTATGTAGCTATCTACAACCCACTGCTCTATTCAGTTAACATGTCACCCCAAGTCTATGTGCCACTCATCATTGCTTCCTATGTTGCTGGCATTTTGGATGGTACTTTACACACTGTGGCTACATTTAACCTTTCCTTCTGTGCATCCAATGAAATAAGACATGTGTTTTGTGACATCCCTCCACTACTTGCTATTTCTTGTTCTGACACTCACATCAACCAGCTTATACTCTTCTATGTTGTCGGCTTTATTGAGATAATGACTATTCTGATAGTCCTAATCTCCTATGCTTTCATTCTGTTGGCCATTCTGAGGATGCGTTCTTCTGAAGGGAGGCAAAAGGTCTTTTCCACCTGTGGATCTCACCTAACTGGAGTGTCAATTTACCATGGGACAATCCTCTTCATGTATGTGAGGCCAAGTTCCAACTATGCTTTGGACCATGATATGATTGTGTCTATATTTTACACTGTTGTCATTCCCATGCTGAATCCCATAATCTACAGTTTGAGGAACAAAGATGTTAAAGAAGCAGTGAAAAGATTGTTTGAGagattgttttataaataaagtacTATTTTAACATTCGGTCAAACTTAACAGAATGTTCGATATCAATCCATATCTCTGTGGTCAGAAACAAGGGAAGAAAATACCTTATTTTTACTTAGTAGTGTGTTCATATCTTAGAGAAATTCCAAAGAAAGCTAATCTtccaatataaaattttatatttataggtAAATTAAGTGCTCTGTATTACCATAATTATATTCCAATGTATCCATTTTAAgtattcattgatttatttttattgattttgttagtCATTGTGCAATTTGATTTTCAATTACATAATTATAGAAGTTATACTCAGGAGATAACAGCTTGATGTAACTCACATGGTTTTGGTAAATTGTCAGCACTCTTTATGAAGTAATTCCCTATTTTGGAATCCCTGTGAAGGACTCCTTAACATTTGCTCACTTTCTTCATGTGCCCTTATACTCTTGATACTCTTGGATCTATCTACCCTTCTGGAAATGTCTTTTGCACACTTTGGATCAATATAATAAATACTTGTCCTTGTTTTTACATCTCTCTGTGCAATTATAGAAATTTGTACAATCCATTCTGAAACTCcctaaattaaattgaaatcatATGTTATTATTTATTGAGTATATAATTGAGGTTCAGGGAAAACAAGAATATGGGATAtaaactccctctcaattagaagcagagtcggcatcaccatcccaaagccCTCAACATTGGGGATTGAACAATAGACTAaactagatttatttttattctactctagacttattattatcctagcaatggaagaactcatataattgaaataaaggcagtggccaccagaggttctgagggatgtgagaggaaagaatgggtgcaatatgggggcatttttgggatattggatttGTCCTGTATTACATTGcactgatggatacaggccatggtatatttttcataacctacaaaattgtatgggacagattataaagtataatgtaaactataatccacagttagtagcaatgcttcaatatgtgttcatcaattgtataataacaaatgtaccacactaatgaagaatgttgttaatgtgggaaagtgtgggaggggagggagtgggcatctaggaatcccttatattttttaatgtagcatttatgtaatctaaagctcctttaaaaataaaaatttaatttaaaatgaaaaaaaagaaaaagtttcaaCTTAATTCTATTTAAAGATGGGCCAATAACTGAAAAGCTTGCTAGCCTAGTTTTAGGATTTCCTTTGATGCAGATTCTTGCTCATTTCCTAGTCTGCCTTTATCCTGTATGTTTTAGAAATGAACTTTCATTTATCATCATTCCTGCTTCTTCCCTCTTTATTctgctttgtttattttgttctaaGATTGTTTAATTTGGAGGGCATAAggaatataaattttcattttttgtaataGAATTCATACTTCCCCCAGCAAGGATGATTGTCCTATGAATCCACTATGACAGTCCCAtaaaaaaaaggtaaacaaagaattctttatcttaATTATGAATTAGCCAATCCAATAAATTTCAGAACCTCACTTTCTAATCAGTCATGCAAAGAAATCTCATATATCACTATTGAAAGTAACCCATGTTTGGTATCAGAGTGTGATTTAAATCTATATTCAAAAGTCCTCTTGAAATAAACAAAGTTTCAGAGACAAAACACTGTGCATAATGTGGATAtcatgttttcttaaaaaatgtaacattttggaaaacacAGCATCTTaacatttgttttccttattataaTATTTTGAGGTGAGTTTTCTGCAATAAAGGAATAAACTACATTAAAAGTGTTTCTACATGTCCATCCCTTTAAAAATATGCATCACAGGATCATTTTATGACTTTTCCAATTCAAATCCcattttgaaattataaaaaaaaggTTTTAGTCATGGTTTTAGCCAAATTTATCAGTTGAGTTACTTTTTCatattaataacaataattttGTATGAGAAAAAGAGATTAGCTGTAGACCCTAAGATGCACTCACTTTTGTCTCTTAATAACTCACCAATAATTCAGTTCTCAAATTAGACAAATTGATATAACGTTTATCTATAGGAAAATTGCACTATCACATTGGTCTCCTAGTAAAGTAGAAACAAAAtgttgggaataaataaatattcataaatttcTATTCATGAAGTTAATTATGGTCAAATGGAATTTAAACACTCAAGTTAATAACTTTTCAGTCTTCATATCTCAGCTTAAGTATCTTTTCCAGAAGAAAGAATTCTTAGACTTAAATTGCCCACAGAGGACCCCTCTCTTTTTTATAACTCAGtcttaatttaatatttgttgGTGGAAGGCTTGATTGCAATATAGATCTACCACTACATTGACACTGTAACTTGAATAAAGGCATTGTTTTATCTATCCACACATTTGAATCCACAGAGCATAATGTTATTTCCTGGAACATACTGTTGATTCAGTATTTACTGAAAATGGTGAGTCAAGAAATGAGTAATAATTAATAGCAATAGTTTAGcactttttttctatctggttgcatcactGTCTTTTTTGGTCTGTTGCTTTGCTGCACAGGGTCCTGTACCCCACAGCGCAGGTCTGGGagcctttttactttttattttaccaGGAGGTCAATTGCTTAAGCCAGAGCCGCTTCCCATAGTTAGCACTTTTATTCAACTTATTCATTACTGgacaatatataaatattttatttttattaattcattttaccCAGATAACAACTCCAAGATAGATGTTTATTATTATCTATCATCACAAATAACATATAAGAAATCACAGGCATGTAAATTTTCAGTAATTTGCTCAAACCACACAGCACCTACAAGCGATAACAACATTCAAAGCTGAGTTTCCTGACTACAGAGTCCCTCTTTTAAGTATGTTAATACATAGAATAATAGAACAAAGTGATGTTTTCCTTTGGTCAACTGATTGTCAGGCCTCATACCATACTTTATGAAGTAATCATTGTCTTCATTAAGTCAAATGTAGAAATAAGAGGGAAAAGCAGGTTTTAAGAAGTACGGGTGAATTGTTTTCACTAGATTTGATAAATTTTTCAGAGGGTTGATACATGTAGAAATTGCAGGTTTTTATCCTTGGTGATCAATAATATAAAGAGGATAAAAATTGaaatggtaaaagaaaaagataggggaggagaaagaagacaaaaaaaaagaggaagaaaggaaagataagaagaataaaatgagaAGGAATAGGAAGAAGAGGGTAATGAAGAACATTTAGAAAAGCAAAGTAGATGAGCTCTGCTATACCTATTATGATTATGAAGTCCCATTACATTTTCAAGGTATGAAACTAGAACCTTACAGAGATATTATACAGGAAAGTATGAAGTTATctagaaaagaaatatttgaagtcaCTGTACTAgataaaattgaaaaaggaaTATAGAATTTCCACATCTACTAGAATATAGAAATCTGCAAAAAAAATTGCTCTGActctacaaattttttaaaagacagataaTCTGAAAAATTATAACTTTTCATGAGTCCACCAAAAATTTGAGTTTGCAAATATCCAAGCAACGTGAAATCTGATGAAGAGCAAGAACGTCCAAGATATGTGTCAAATAACTCATTTCAACATTGTCTGAGAGTGAGAAAAAAAGAGGTAGCTATAATAGAAATAGCTCTGAAGAAATCAGCtaatttataaagaatatttaaagtcAAATGAGGGCTAGTTCcagtaagaaaaagaagagaaagttaaATTCAAGCAGTTTGCCTTTACCCTCAGGAGTCTTCTCTACAGGTATCAGTTGTCCTTGAGAAAGACTGGGGGCAGCAAGAACAACTTGCATCTCACAAAATACCAAACCTCTTTCTCTTTTACCAAATGAGGAGCTGTTATTTATTTTGCCAActacagatttatttttactttagtcttAAAAATAGATAAGATTTATTGAGGCACCTAATCACAGAATTCTTTCCTATTTACTGAGAGCATCCAATCTGTGACACAGTTACTTCACACCTTCCTCCTATTTATTTGAATGAAACCTAAATCTTATCATACATCCTTTCTAACACCCTCTTATTTAGAAACTGCACATTTCCTGATGTTGTATATTCCTCCTTACTCCATTGAGTAATCCAGCCAACTTGTTGAACCACAGGTATTCCTATTGATTTTTGATTAGAGAACATTGACAAAtactactttaaaatatttaatcaagAGAATAAACAACATGCAGATACAGGAGAAATTTCATCAGAAAGAGAGATACTATAAGAGATTGTCCAATGAAAGGctagaaataaaacatttaaaagcaCAGAGAAATAAGCACAATATCAGAAATGAATTCCTTTGACAAAGTTCATCAGTAGATTCAGTACAACTGAGAAAAGATTGAGTAAACTTGAAAATAAGCCAGTAGAAATtgtacaaaaagaaataaatataaagaaaaacagagtGGGAAAATATTATCCAAAATCTATGGAGCAATGTCAAACAATTTAATGTACATGCAGTTAGTGTTCAGTGACTAAAATAGAGAGGAAATCAACCAGAAGAACTATTTAAGGAGATATGGTCAAGACTTTTACATCATAAGCAAAACATCACAGAACAAAGCTACAAAATTTAGTGAACCCTCAGGAGGGTTAAATGCATTAAGCAAATCAACTGAACATAAAACACATTGAGATTCATAGGACTGACTGCTGAAAAATATAAAGTTAAGTATACAATTAGAAACGCAATCAGGAAAATACATATCacatacagaagaaaaaatatagttATTATAAGATACTTACCATTAATAATGATAAAAACCAGAAGATAAtggaaagatatattttaaagtactgaaatataaaaatacattccaGAAATCAATATCTACTGAAAACAACTTTCTAAtataagaacagaaaaaaaaaaattttgggaaaattagcacacacagaaaaataatttttcctagcAGACTtgtactttaaaatttaaaaattatccagGAAGAATTATGATATCAGAACTGTGTCATATCAGTGGGTAGAAactcacataatgagtgggaaggtggtgaactcccatcctgggaaggcctgCTGTGTTCCCAAACAGAGGAGTGGGAGTCTCTCAAAAGCAAGGGTGGTGCTTAATaagggaggacagaccaatatgccaggctcTCAGGGTTCTTGCAAGtacctatgaatcttgtccttcaagaagtgaagtggtggttgctgtgggtcctaagagaagggggagggaggaatagaataaatggaacaggaGACATTTTGGAGATGATTAAAGTCTTCCatatgatcttgctatgatggatacaggccatgttaaatttcatcagaatttgtaaaaatgtgtggtccaaaatgtaaacaataaagtaAACTATTGACAATGGTTggcagctatgtttcaatatttgtacatcagttggaACAAACATACTAtgcacatataaaatgttattaataggggaatggGGGTAAAAGCGGAGGaggttggatatatgggagtcccttgcATTtgatatgtgatttttctgtaacctaaaacttctttgaagacgaAACTAAGAaggtaagacactggggaataaatggaagaaaatgtcactgtacacacaGAATAaaagattttacagtgatgaaaagcagaatgtcaaaaacaatttttaaatttttttcattattatcccagttttcattatttttatttttgcattttatttctatttaaaactatcattattagatcactttcttattatttgtatttggctgtattatttgcttcatttttttttaagatttattttatttatttctctccccttccccccacccccccagttttctgttctctgcatccattttgctgtgtgttcttgtccgcttctgttattgtcagcagcatgggaatctgtgtctctttgttcttgcgtcatcttgctgcatcagctcttcgtgtgtgcagctccattccagggcaggctgcactttctttcacgctgggtggctctccttacagggtgcactccttgcatgtgaagttcccctatgcaggggacacccctgcatggccgggcactccttgcacacagcactgcgcatgggccagctccacatgggtcaaggaggcccagggtttgaaccgcggacctcccatgtggtagacggaggccctaactactgagccaagtccgccgcccctaaGTGACTTTAAAGTGagatgggaggtcattccagatgttatgcttatgcacatctcagcaggatctcactgactgctgaagtagatactaccccaaatagtggggcccCTGAGGCCTCTGGAGATATCTAGCACTGGAGTCAGGGAaaatagctcaggaatttggaatTTATCCTCCCCAGTgcgacagagttggactcagctgtggtttccctatacatggctcttctgtccttgtATCTGAATCTATAcgtagtactagagttggtaggtgtacagcccagagatttaaatctttgggctgtccatgcaTCAGCTGGGCCTTGAATCACAACAGAGTTACCATACCTGTTCTCCAGTTCTttggtaccacccaggacaactaagaaagaGGTGATGATtgacaaccactataccaaggaaccaagagagtctacaactgcaagcaagagcatCCCATATATCTGCCCTATGTGATTGATGTCTCCTCTTAATTAGAAGTAGAGTgtacattaccatcccagaattctcaggattggggaatgaccTATGTACTAAAGtaggcttactgatattctactatagacttattgtgatttttagcaatagaagaaattgtatcattgatgtggagctGATGTAAGCTGATGGATTTGATGATAGGTGTGTGACATAGAGAAAATTCCAAGACGAGTCAAACCTTTGCCTGAACAAGTAGGTGGATAGCTTTGCATTACCTGAGATTAAATTTTAGATATTACAAGTATTTACCCTAGAGATATTTTGTGTAGATTAACTAAGTTAATTATAAACTAAATACTTTTCAATATTGTCTAGAGCTCCATAAATGCTCAGTGAATATAAtctctttttatcattattatataACATCAAAAATTTGCAAGCAAAAGCCAATCTTCATATTTTGTAATGCCCTATAtgagtcttattttctttatcatttttaagTAGTTCAACCTATACAATACATATATTGGCATACCATCATGAAGAAAAGTATTTTGTCATAAAGATATTTCAAACcacattttacataaaatattatatgCCCTTATATAAAGAGAGCAAATCAATGGACAATGGAAACAGTCTAGTGTTTTTAAATTCCCCCgggttatattatatttatttaataacatcATAAATCTTTTCTAGAATATATTATAAGATTATAGGGTAGactaaatttaatgaaaacaaaagcaattcCTGAACTTATTACTatctgaaaattttgaaaaatctatTGACCATCATTGTCAATGAAAACCAAAGCATACACTTTCTAAATCATAGAAATGTGCATAAATGAACACAAGTCTAGCACATTTCATAAAGATCAGAAAATATAAGGGgactataaatataagaatatgatGTTTGCACAGGATGAGAGATTAGTTTCAAaagtatattattaaataaatattttgcaaacacaactaaatgcaaaaaaacaaaattaattataattatagaTTATAGACAACATTGGTTTCAGAGAAAATCTTAATACAGTATTGTATAAGGATTCATTTatgataagaaaaaatatatatgaattaatgATGTAGAGGAAAATAATGcacatttatattatttaaataagataatgaagAGTTTAGAACTTGTgagaattcattaaaattttaatcctAAATAAAGtgaactttattttaatatttaaaaaattatttaagtgaATGAACACGCATATTCTACAAAGAATAccttaatattaataaaaaatcaaaaaattaGTTGAAGGGAAAAGTATTAAGTTTAAATAAAACCatagattaagtttaaaaaatattcatacatagaaataaagaacagtataaatataagaaagcttttcttttaaaagtgctaagaatatggtgatagaTGGGAAAttgcaactaatgtaacttatggatgatagttaataataatattgtaatattttggagcaatggcaagaagatattatttcactACTAAGGGGCAGTAAGAGTGGTACAGGgtatatggaatttttccttttaaagtaatgaaaacattttaaaattgaatgaTAATAACAGCAGGactctgatgaaaatgacagTCACTGAGTGTTaactttgaatagattgtacaaaGCAAGGGAGTGCATAACACagggatgatggactgtggtgagagcacaaatatgagaatgttttcacataaacaataacaaataaataatactaatattgttgtagcagttgagagaggttcaattatttgcgtatagaaaggccaggacccaggaatgattttgagaaggaaaaatggtttattaacggccggctggactcgggagctttctgtttcaaacctgagccctgaacaagaattttgagttccttttacacagaggaagggctaaatcgttctttgtttcagtgctcaataggtttgaattagcatttatatcttccatatcctaggtaagcttttagcatggacttcatacattctagataagcttttagcacatttggtttgcattgataaactgtttcctgggactggagttgttgccatggttttcaagggcaggactgcagcctctcaccatcccacacccagaAGTCAGGatagacagcttaggttaaggttatctctgcagagacaaagagcctctcacccatagcccacatcaatatagggtgttaatattTGTGTGGGTTGGAcaaaaattacaccaaatataagatacggttttcttctatgcagccagattcattgcaatcaggccagggcagaaattcttgaggaactgcaaaagtcctctgttgaccttttcacacggtttttgcactttttgtattcattcaggcttgttttacatttacaaaatacattatctcactgaatgctaccagaATACGTTTATAACTTGTTATaggcatactagttctgtcccacatatctccatattAACCATCTTAATTTAGGGCAgaatacaccttataacatttcagtt
Coding sequences:
- the LOC101425668 gene encoding olfactory receptor 5T9-like, whose product is MSGLPSDLNTYRIQMKNVTEVTMFILMGFTDDFELQILLFLTFLAIYIFTLVGNLGLVVLVIGDSRLHNPMYYFLSVLSFLDACYSSVITPTLLVNFLSEYKAISLLGCATQMFLFITFGTTECFLLAAMAYDRYVAIYNPLLYSVNMSPQVYVPLIIASYVAGILDGTLHTVATFNLSFCASNEIRHVFCDIPPLLAISCSDTHINQLILFYVVGFIEIMTILIVLISYAFILLAILRMRSSEGRQKVFSTCGSHLTGVSIYHGTILFMYVRPSSNYALDHDMIVSIFYTVVIPMLNPIIYSLRNKDVKEAVKRLFERLFYK